In Polyangiaceae bacterium, the genomic window TCAGCGGCAAGTGCGAGGGCGAGTGCAAGGGCGGCTGCACCGTCGAAGCCGGCGCCCAGTGCGAAGGCACCTGCGGCGGCTCCTGCGAGGGCAGCTGCGAAGCTGACTTCAGCGGCACCTGCGGCGGCACCTGCGAAGGCAAGTGCGACGGCCAGGCCTCGACCGCGGGCGACAAGAACAAGGGCGCCTGCAAGGGCAAGTGCGAGGGCAAGTGCTCCGCGCAAGCCAAGGGCGAGTGCAAGGGCAAGTGCTCGGGCAAGTGCTCCGCCTCCTGCGAGGTCAAGGGCCAGGCCAAGTGCGAGGGCTCCTGCTCGGGTGGCTGCTCGGTGGAGATCAAGGAGCCGAAGTGCTCCGGTGAGGTCGTCCCGCCGAAGATGAGCGCGGAGTGCAAGGCGAACTGCGACGCTGAGATCAGCGCGAAGCTCGAGTGCAAGCCGGCGCAGGTCAGCGTGAACTTCTCGGGTGCGGCGGACGCGGAAGCGTCGGCCAAGCTCAAGGGCGCGCTGGAGAAGAACCTCCCGGCGCTGCTCAAGGTCACCCTCGGCATGAAGGGCCGCATCGAAGGCGCCATCGCCAACGTGAAGGCGTCGATCGAGGGCGTGCAGGCGGCGGTCAAGGGCGGCGGCCAGGCCGCGCTCAAGGTCGGCGGCTGCCTCGTGGCGTCGCTCAAGGCGCAGGCGGACGCATCGGTCAGCCTGAACGTGTCGGTGAGCGCGAGCGCTTCGGCGAGCGGCTCGGCCGGCGCTGGCTGATTCCAGTTAGCTCTGGATGATCAAGGGCCTCGCGGCGACGCGGGGCTCTTGGTTTTTTGTGGGCCCCGAGCGCATGCTATCTTCGGAGGGATGAGGGGCGTCGCGCCGTTTCTTGGGGTCCTGGTCTCCGCATTCTCGCTGGCGCTGGCCTGTGGCGGCGAAAAGTTCGAGCCGAGCTCCGCGAGCGGAGGGAGCGGCAATCCGGACGGCGGAGGGAGCGGGGGCGCGACCTCGGGCGGTGGGGGCAGCGGCGGCAGCGGCGGCAGCGGCGGCAGCTCCGCGAGCGGCGGCTCGGGTGGCACCAACCCGGGCGGCGGCGGCAGCGGTGGCGGAAAGTGCGGTTCGAACGAGAAGGACTGCGACGGCGTCTGCGTGGAGACCTCCAGCAACGTCGAGCACTGTGGCGGCTGCGATCCCTGTCCCGAGCCGGCGAACGGCGCGGCGACGTGCTCCGCGGGGGTGTGCGGTGTCGACTGCACGGCGCCGTTCGAAAACTGCGACGCCAAGGCCGGCAACGGCTGTGAGGTGAACACCGACACCGACCCGAAGCACTGCAGTGCGTGCAACAGCGCCTGTCCGCAGGCGGCGAACGCGACGCCGGAGTGCAAGGCCGGAGTCTGCGGCCTGAAGTGCACGGGGGCGTTCGACGACTGCGACAGCAACGCCGCCAACGGCTGCGAGATCGACACCAGCAAGGACGCCAAGAACTGCGGCGCGTGCGGCCAGGCGTGCACCACCGGGCCGACCGGAGCAAAAGCCCAGATCTGCGCCACCTCGAAGTGCGCCTGCGAGTCGGGACTGTCGCTGTGCGCCGCGAGCTCCGGGCAGGCTTGCGTCGCCGTCGACAAGGATCCGAAGTTCTGCGGCGCGAGCTGCACGAAGTGCCCGGACGGGCAGGGCTGCAGCGGGGGGACGTGCTTCGTCCCCGCCTGTGCCTACGGGCAGATCAAGTGCCCGGGTGACAACGCCTGCCACAACCTGGCGAGCGATTGGGCGAACTGCGGCGCCTGCGGAAACCAGTGCGACTACGACGAGACCTGCACGAGCGGGGTGTGCTTGAAGAAAGCCACCTTGTGCGCCGCTGGCAAGCTGGATTGCGGAGACTGGTGCACCGATGCGCAGACCGACTCGGCGAACTGCGGCTCCTGCAACGTGAAGTGTGCGGCCGGCCAGGCGTGCCTCGGCGGGACTTGCAAGGCGCTCCCGCTGGCGGCGGAGCCGTGGGAGTGCGCGTCGCCCAACGTGGCCTGCAACATTCCGGCGAATTGGCCGGTCAAGCCGACCAACTACTACTGCTGGACGAGCTGCGTGTTCGGCGGCAATCCGGTGCCGGCGGGCGGCTGACGGTCGAGCGACCCACCTCGGCCTGGCCGGCTCTCGAGTGAGCGCGAGCGCTTCGCGCGCGGCTCGGCCGACGCTCCGCGACCCGCTGCGGACGAAGCAACCGCCGTCGGGGCAAGGCACATCACGAAATTCTCTCCGTGGCGTCGTGGCGCTCGTGGCGCCGTGGCGCAGTTCTCGTGCTCTGCTCCCTCAAGGAAGCCGGGACGCGAGCTCGGCTTCGAGCGCGCGGGCGGCGGGGCCGCCGACGGCCGAGGCATCGGCGGCGGGGCGAGGCGGGAAGCGCCGGCGCGCGGTGAGGCCTCGCGTCGCTGCTTGCCGGCAGCGCTCTCGGAACGCCGAGTCGCGCTCGGCCTCGCGCACCAGCGCCGCGTGCGCGCGCTCCGCGAGGGCGAGGTCGCTGCACACGAGGAGGGCGTCGCAACCGGCGCGAATGGCGGCGACCGCGCTCTCCTCGACGCTTTTCCGGTCGGCGAGCGCGCGCATCTCCAGGTCGTCGCTGAACAAGACGCCCTCGAAGCCGAGCTCGTCCCGGAGCAGCCCTCGTGAGATGCGCTCGCTCAAGGTCGCCGGTCGGTCCGGGTCGAGCGCGTCGTAGACCACGTGCGCCGTCATCAGCGTCGCCACGCCGCGCCGGATCGCTTCGCGGAACGGTGGGAGCTCCAGCTCGCGCAGGCGGGCCTCGGGGTGGCGCACGAAGGGCAGATCGAGGTGGCTGTCGAGGTGGGTGTCACCGTGACCGGGGAAGTGCTTGCCGCAGGCCATCACGCCCGAGGCCTGGAGCCCTTCCAGCAGAGCGCCCGCGAGGCGGCCGACCTCGGCGGGGTCGGCGGAGAACGCGCGGTCGCCGATCACGGGGTTGTCCGGGTTCGAGTCGACGTCGAGCACCGGCGCGAAGTCCAGGTTGTAACCGAGCAAGGCGAGCTCGCTGCCGAGCACGCGAGCGACGCGAGCGACCAGCTCCGCGTCGCCGAGGGCGCCGAGGCGGCGCATGGGCGGGAGCCTCAGGAACGGCGGGGGCAGGCGGCCCACCCGGCCGCCCTCCTGGTCCACCGCGAGGAAGGGCGGGAGCTCCACGGGCGCCGCGGCGACCACCTCGGCGTTGAGCGCGTGCGCGACCTCGAGGCTCGGCAGGTTGCGCTTGAACACGATGACCCCGGCGCGGGTCCCGTCAGCGAGCACGCGGCCCAGCTCCGAAGGCAGGGTGGTGCCCTGGAAGCCCACGACCAGGAGCTGTCCGCAGAGCACGGGGAGGGACAGGGCGTGGGGCATGCCTTGCCTTACCCGAGGCTGGGTCTCGAGGTGAAGATCTTCACTTGTCGCGGGCGAGGGCCTGGGCCGGGTCGGTGTTCGACGCGCGCCGCGCCGGGCCGATGGCACCGAGCAGGGCGAACAGCGAGGCGAAGCCGATGGCGAGCAGCCACAGCCACCACGGGAAGACGAAGAACGACTCGGGCTTGAAGGGGAAGTCGGGCAGATCCTTGGCGGCACGCCAGTCGGCGATCAGCGCGCCGCCGCGAGCGATCAGCGCGCCGCCGAGGCCAGCCACGGTGCCGATCACCAGGGCGAGGGACGAGAACCAGGTGCGGATGTCGCGGGCGCTGGCACCCAGCGCCCGGTAGAGGCCGATCTCGTGCTGGCGCTCCGCCACCAGCATGCGGAAGGTGTGGGCGATGTTCAGGGCGGCGACCGCCAAAATCACCGAAGCCACCAGCACCAAGAGTGCGAGCACGCCGGAGATGAGCACGCTCACGTCGCGCGCGCGCGTGTCGTGAGGGACGAGACCGAGCTCGGCGCCGGCGTCGATGACGTGCCCGGTGTCGCCTGCGCCGGCCACGCGAACCACCAGGCTGGAATAGCGCGATGCGGCGCTCTCGCCGGCGTATTCGCGATTCCAGCGCCGCACCACCTCGATGGGCAAGGTGACCCCGAGGTCGATGGCCTTGGGGGAGATGCCCACCACCTTGATCCGGACCTTGCGCTGCTCGCCGTGGCGGGCGACGCCGAGCAGCGAGTTGCCCAGCGTCATCTGGAAAGCGACGCCCTGGGCGCGCCCGATCAGCGTCTCGGCCACGGGGGGCAGGCCATGCGCCGGCGCGACGCCGTGGTCGAAGAGCTCGACCAGGTAGCGGCTGACCAGCGCCGGCACCGGGTCCGAGCACTGGCCGCGGGGCGCGGCGCTGGGGCGCTCGCAGTACTGGGGGTCCGTGCAGTCGGCGTCGGTCGTGCACTCCGCGCCGGGGGTCTCGAGCGGGTCCCGGAAGCCGGTGATGGCGCCGGGGCCGGTGCCGGCCACCAGCGCGGGGTCGATACCGTCGCCGACCATCTCGTGGGTGCCGATCTCGGTGCCCAGGACCTCCTTGCCCCCCTTCGCCATGCTGGGGAAGCGGAAGCGCAGCTTGGGGAAGACCTCCTTCACGCCGGGCGCGGCCTTCAGGCGCTCCACGCTCGCGGCGTCGATGCCGGCTGGCTCGTGCGTGCCGCCCAGCAGCGACAAGAGGCCGGCGCTGGTCTTCTTGGGCTCGAGCTCGACCTGGTCGATGGGGAACACGTCGCCGAGGAGCACCTTGCGGGCGCCCAGGCCCAGGGCGAGGAAGAACACCAGGGAAGCCACGCCGACCGCGATGCCGACTCCCGCAGTGACCAGCGGACCGCGCGTGCGCCGGAGCTCGCTCCGGACCATCTTCGCCAGCGCGCCCGCCCTCATGCGCTCTCCTTGGCGGGCGTGACCAGCTTGCCGTCCAGCATGTCGAGGGTGCGATGGGCGAGGCGCGCCAGGCGGTCCTCGTGGGTCACGATCAGGATGGTCGTGCCCAGATCCGCGTGGAGATCCGCGAACAGGTCGATGATCTGCTCGCCGGTCTTGCGGTCGAGGTTCCCGGTCGGCTCGTCGCACAGGAGCAGGGTCGGCTGGTGCAGGAGCGCGCGAGCGATGGCCACGCGCTGGCGCTGACCTCCGGAGAGCTCGGCCGGTCGCGAGCCGGCTCGGTCCCCGAGGCCGACGCGTTCGAGCACCTCCCGAGCGCGCGTCTCCACCGAGCGCTCGTCGCGCGAGAACAGAGCCGGAGCCATCACGTTTTCCAGCACCGACAGGTGGCCGAGCAGGTGAAAGGCCTGGAAGACGAAGCCGATGCGCTCGCCGCGGAGCTGCGAGAGCTCGGTGTCGGAGAGGCGCGACACGTCCCGGCCGAACAGCTCGAGCGAGCCGGAGTACGCACGATCCAGGCCGCCGAGCAGAGCGAGCAGGGTGCTCTTGCCGCAGCCGCTCGGGCCGAAGATGAGCACCACCTCGCCCTTTTGCACCGACAGCGACACGTCGTCGACGGCGCGGCGCGCGGCCTCGCCGGTGCCGAAGACCCGGGTCAGGCTCTTCGCCAGGACGATCGCGGGCTCTGCGCTCACTCGACGACGCCCATGTCCGAGCGCGCCGCCTCCGCCATCGTCCGGACCACGACCTCGAGCCGGGCTTGATCGGGACCCTCGACCATGAGGCGAAGCTTCGCCTCGGTGCCGCTCCAGCGCACCAGCACGCGGCCCTCCTGGCCGAGCTCGGCCTCGACCCGGCGGATCTCGCGGCTCAGCGTGGGCATCTCCTCGATCGGGCGGCGCGCGGGCAAGACCACGTTCTCGAGGAGCTGCGGGACCCGCTGCATCACGTGGGCGAGCTCCGAGAGCGGCCGCTGCTCCGCCACCATGATCGCCAGAACCTGGAGCGCACCCACCACGCCATCGCCCGTGGTGGCATGGTCCAGGAAGACCAGGTGGCCGCTCTGCTCACCGCCGAAGGTGTAGCCGCCCTTGCGCATGGCCTCGACCACGTAGCGATCCCCGACGGCCGTGCGCTCGACCCGTCCGCCTGCCGGCGCGAGGGCGCGCTCCAGGCCCATGTTGCTCATCACGGTCGCGACGACGGTGCCGTGGGCGAGCTTTCCCGCGCTCAAGAGGCGCGTGGCGCACAGCGCCATGATCGCGTCGCCGTCCACGATCTGCCCGGCCTCGTCCGCGATGATCACGCGGTCGGCGTCGCCGTCGAGGGCGATGCCGAGGTGAGCGCCGCGTTTGTCGACCTCGCGCACCATGGCGGCGGGATGGAGGGCGCCGCAGGCCTTGTTGATGTTCTTGCCGTTCGGGCTGACGCCGATGGTGAAGACCTCCGCTCCGAGCTCGCTGAAGACCAGCGGAGCCACGCGGTAGGCTGCGCCGTGGGCCGCGTCCACCACGATCTTCAGCCCGTTGAGCGTGAGATCCTTGGGGAAGGCGTTCTTGGCGTAGACGATGTAGCGCCCGGTGGCGTCGTCGATGCGCTCGGCCCGGCCGATGCGGTCGCCGGTGCAGGGTTTCTTGTCGAGCGCCGGGTCGTCGAGCAAACGCTCGATCTCGGACTCCCGCTCGTCGGCCAGCTTGAAGCCGTCGGGGCCGAAGATCTTGATGCCGTTGTCGTCGTAGGGGTTGTGACTGGCGCTGATCACGACGCCGGCGTCGGCGCGCATGCTCTGCGTCAGGTTCGCGACGGCTGGCGTGGGCATGGGCCCGGTCAGGAGCACGCGCCCGCCCATGGCGCAGATCCCGGCCTCCAGCGCCGTCTCCAGCATGTAGCCCGAGAGCCGCGTGTCCTTGCCGATCACGATGCGCGGCGCGCGGCCGGCGTCGCGCCGCGCGACCAAGGCGATGGCCCGCCCGAGGCGCACCACCAGCTCCGGCGTCATCGGCGGAACGTTGGCTTTTCCGCGGATGCCGTCGGTCCCAAACAGCTTGCGGGGATTCATGCTCAGTCCCTGAAGTTCACGTACTGCAGCTCGATGCCGAAGTCCTCCCCGCGGAGCAGAGCGATGACCTCCTGCAGCTCGTCCTTCTTCTTGCCGGTGACCCGCACCGTGTCGCCCTGAATCGAGGCCTGGACCTTGAGCTTCTTGTCCTTGAGCAGCTTGAGGATCAGCTTCGCCTTCTCCTGCTCGATGCCTTCCTTGATCTTGACCAAGATGCGCGCCGAACCCTTGGGCCCAGGCGTGGGGTCGCCGACCTCGGTGTGCTTGAGGCTGACCTTGCGGCGGATCAGCTTCTCTTGAAGCACGCCCACCGCAGCCTGGGCGCGCTCCTCGCTGTTCGCCCGGACCACGATGCCCTCCTCGGTCTTCTCGAGGCTGGTCTCGGTGTCCTTGAAGTCGAAGCGCTGGGCGACCTCGCGCGAGGCTTGGTCGAGCGCGTTGGTGACTTCGGCCCAGGCTACCTTGGAGACGACGTCGAACGACGGCATGGCTCCCTCACATGTCGACGGGCGGATCGGCGGGCAGGTTCAAGAGCAGCGCCCGCGCGGCGCCCACCAGGTAGATGGAACCCGTGACGACCACCAGCCCGGACTGCCCGACCCGGGCGCGGGCCGTGCTGAGCGCCTCGGCGACGTCCTTGGCGACCGTGCCGCTGAACGCCGCGGCCATCTCCGCGGGATCGACGACCTTGTCGGCCGAGAGCGGCGGAGCCACGAAGATCTTGTGCGCGGCGACCTGATCCAGGCGGCGCACCATGGCCTTCCAGCTCTTGCGCTTGAGCGCGCCGAACACCAGGGCCACGTCGCGGCGGCTCTCGATCTCACCCAAGATGCTGGGATCGAGCACGTGGGACAAGGCCACGGTGCCGTCGGGGTTGTGGGCGCAGTCGAGCAGGGTCAGCTCCTGCCCGCTGCGGTGCAGGAGCTCGTTCCGGCCCGGCCACTGCGCTGCCTCGATGCCGTCGGCGATGGTGCGCGGCGGCACGCCCAGCTCCTGCGCGGCGGTGACCGCCACCGCCAGGTTGGAGCCGAACATGGCGAAGCGAGGGTAGGCGAGGGCGGCACCGGGAATGGGCTCCGGGCTGCCGAGCGCCACCAGGTGGGCGCCGACCTGCGCCACGCGCCGCTCCACCACGTCCCGGGCATCCGGGTGGAGCTTGCCCACCACCACGGTAGAGCCTTTCTTGATGATGCCGGCCTTCTCCGTCGCGATCTTGCTCAGGCTGTCGCCGAGCTCGTCCATGTGGTCGAAGGCGACCCGGGTGATCACCGCGACACGCGGCGGCGGGATCACGTTGGTGGCGTCGAGCCGGCCGCCCAGGCCGACCTCGAGCACGGCGAGCTCGACCTTGGCCTCCTGGAAGGCGAGGAACGCCGCCAGCGTCGTGGTCTCGAAGAAGGTCAGGTCGGGAGCTTCATCCATGACCCGGTTGAGCAGGCGCACCAGCGCGTCGTCTTCGAGCGGCGCGCCGTTGATCTGGATGCGCTCGGCGAAGCGGATCAGGTGGGGCGAGGTGTAGAGGCCCACCGTCTTGCCTTGCGCCCGGCCGATGGAAGCCAGAAACGCGGAGACGGTTCCCTTGCCGTTCGTACCGGCGACGTGCACCGCCGCGAACGAGCGCTCCGGGTTGCCGAGCTTCGCGCAAGCGGCTTCCATGCGCTCGAGCCCCAGCTCCTTGCCGCGCGGGATCAGGCCGTAGAGCCGCTTCAGCGTCGTCTCGAGCGGCTCGCTCACGCGCGACCTCCGGAGAGGTGCCCCAGCAGGGTGCTGAGTGTGGACTTCATCTCGGCTCGCGGGACGATGCGGTCGATCATGCCGTGGCTCTGGAGGAACTCCGAGCGCTGGAACCCTTCAGGGAGCGTCGTCCGGAGCGTGCTCTCGATGACGCGCGGTCCCGCGAAGCCGATCAGCGCGTTGGGCTCGACGATGTTGACGTCGCCTAGCAGCGCGGTGCTGGCGGCCACGCCGCCCGTGGTCGGGTGAAGGCAGACGCTGATGTAGGGCTTCTTCACGCTGCGGAAGCGCGACAGGGCGGCGACCGACTTCGCCATCTGCATCAGGCTCAGGATGCCCTCCTGCATGCGCGCGCCGCCGGAGGCGTGCAGCAGGACGACGGGGAGCCGCTCGAGGGTGGCGCGCTCGAACAGGCGGGTGACCCGCTCGCCCACCACCGACCCCATGCTCCCGCCCATGAAGCTGAAGACGTAGCAGCCGTAGGCGACGCGGCGGCCGTCGATCTGCCCGCGCCCGACCTCGATCGCCTCCGTCTGCCCGCTCTGCTTCTTCGCGCGCTCGAGCCTGTCGCGGTAGCTCTTCCCATCGTCGAAGCGCAGCGGATCGCCCGGCGCGACGTGGTCTTCCCAGCGCTCGAGGGAGGCGCCGTCGAGCAGCAGGCGGCGCCAGTCCGCCGGCGTCATCGGGTGGTGATAGCCGCACCCGGAACACACGTGCCAGGAGTCCGAGAGCGCCTCCGCCGTCAGCACCGAGCCGCAGCCTCCGCACTTCTTGAAGACGCCCTTTCCGAGCGAACGCTTCTCGTTCGAGAAGCTCTGGGCGGGGGTCTTGTCGGGGAGGCTGGACACGAGAGTCCGGTAATCTATCAGACCGCGGACGCAGGGCCGAATGCCCTGCCGGTTTCAGCGGCGGAGGGTCGTACAGGCGGCTCCGGCGCGCAACCGAGCTTTTTGCGCGGCCGCGCCGGCCGCGAAAATACCGGCCTTCGCCCGGGGGTTCGTCCCAGGATTTTGGCCCAAAGGCGCAGGGGCCACTAGCAAACACGGAGCATGCGCCGGGGATGGCCGACGGTCTTCATACTCGCCGCCGTGACCGCCACGTCGGGGGCGTTCGCGCGCGAGAGCGCCATCGCGCCCGCGCCCAAGAAGGGCACGGCCGCGGCCGCGGCGCCTCGCCCCTCCCGCCGGCCCGCGACGCTGCCGGCGCTCAGCATCGGCTCGCCCACGGACGGCAAGCTCGAGGGAGCCGTGCTCCTGGAGAACAGCAAGGAGATCCGGCTCCGGCACGCCAACGGCGCGCACTACGGGCTGCCCGGCCTGGTCGGGCTCCTGGAGCGCTCCGCGAAGCGCTTGGCCGCTCGCTTTCCGGGGCTCACGCTGCACGTGGGTGACCTGTCGCGGCGAGAAG contains:
- the nagZ gene encoding beta-N-acetylhexosaminidase → MPHALSLPVLCGQLLVVGFQGTTLPSELGRVLADGTRAGVIVFKRNLPSLEVAHALNAEVVAAAPVELPPFLAVDQEGGRVGRLPPPFLRLPPMRRLGALGDAELVARVARVLGSELALLGYNLDFAPVLDVDSNPDNPVIGDRAFSADPAEVGRLAGALLEGLQASGVMACGKHFPGHGDTHLDSHLDLPFVRHPEARLRELELPPFREAIRRGVATLMTAHVVYDALDPDRPATLSERISRGLLRDELGFEGVLFSDDLEMRALADRKSVEESAVAAIRAGCDALLVCSDLALAERAHAALVREAERDSAFRERCRQAATRGLTARRRFPPRPAADASAVGGPAARALEAELASRLP
- a CDS encoding ABC transporter permease; the protein is MRAGALAKMVRSELRRTRGPLVTAGVGIAVGVASLVFFLALGLGARKVLLGDVFPIDQVELEPKKTSAGLLSLLGGTHEPAGIDAASVERLKAAPGVKEVFPKLRFRFPSMAKGGKEVLGTEIGTHEMVGDGIDPALVAGTGPGAITGFRDPLETPGAECTTDADCTDPQYCERPSAAPRGQCSDPVPALVSRYLVELFDHGVAPAHGLPPVAETLIGRAQGVAFQMTLGNSLLGVARHGEQRKVRIKVVGISPKAIDLGVTLPIEVVRRWNREYAGESAASRYSSLVVRVAGAGDTGHVIDAGAELGLVPHDTRARDVSVLISGVLALLVLVASVILAVAALNIAHTFRMLVAERQHEIGLYRALGASARDIRTWFSSLALVIGTVAGLGGALIARGGALIADWRAAKDLPDFPFKPESFFVFPWWLWLLAIGFASLFALLGAIGPARRASNTDPAQALARDK
- a CDS encoding ABC transporter ATP-binding protein; its protein translation is MSAEPAIVLAKSLTRVFGTGEAARRAVDDVSLSVQKGEVVLIFGPSGCGKSTLLALLGGLDRAYSGSLELFGRDVSRLSDTELSQLRGERIGFVFQAFHLLGHLSVLENVMAPALFSRDERSVETRAREVLERVGLGDRAGSRPAELSGGQRQRVAIARALLHQPTLLLCDEPTGNLDRKTGEQIIDLFADLHADLGTTILIVTHEDRLARLAHRTLDMLDGKLVTPAKESA
- a CDS encoding phosphoglucosamine mutase, translating into MNPRKLFGTDGIRGKANVPPMTPELVVRLGRAIALVARRDAGRAPRIVIGKDTRLSGYMLETALEAGICAMGGRVLLTGPMPTPAVANLTQSMRADAGVVISASHNPYDDNGIKIFGPDGFKLADERESEIERLLDDPALDKKPCTGDRIGRAERIDDATGRYIVYAKNAFPKDLTLNGLKIVVDAAHGAAYRVAPLVFSELGAEVFTIGVSPNGKNINKACGALHPAAMVREVDKRGAHLGIALDGDADRVIIADEAGQIVDGDAIMALCATRLLSAGKLAHGTVVATVMSNMGLERALAPAGGRVERTAVGDRYVVEAMRKGGYTFGGEQSGHLVFLDHATTGDGVVGALQVLAIMVAEQRPLSELAHVMQRVPQLLENVVLPARRPIEEMPTLSREIRRVEAELGQEGRVLVRWSGTEAKLRLMVEGPDQARLEVVVRTMAEAARSDMGVVE
- a CDS encoding YajQ family cyclic di-GMP-binding protein — protein: MPSFDVVSKVAWAEVTNALDQASREVAQRFDFKDTETSLEKTEEGIVVRANSEERAQAAVGVLQEKLIRRKVSLKHTEVGDPTPGPKGSARILVKIKEGIEQEKAKLILKLLKDKKLKVQASIQGDTVRVTGKKKDELQEVIALLRGEDFGIELQYVNFRD
- a CDS encoding bifunctional folylpolyglutamate synthase/dihydrofolate synthase; the protein is MSEPLETTLKRLYGLIPRGKELGLERMEAACAKLGNPERSFAAVHVAGTNGKGTVSAFLASIGRAQGKTVGLYTSPHLIRFAERIQINGAPLEDDALVRLLNRVMDEAPDLTFFETTTLAAFLAFQEAKVELAVLEVGLGGRLDATNVIPPPRVAVITRVAFDHMDELGDSLSKIATEKAGIIKKGSTVVVGKLHPDARDVVERRVAQVGAHLVALGSPEPIPGAALAYPRFAMFGSNLAVAVTAAQELGVPPRTIADGIEAAQWPGRNELLHRSGQELTLLDCAHNPDGTVALSHVLDPSILGEIESRRDVALVFGALKRKSWKAMVRRLDQVAAHKIFVAPPLSADKVVDPAEMAAAFSGTVAKDVAEALSTARARVGQSGLVVVTGSIYLVGAARALLLNLPADPPVDM
- the accD gene encoding acetyl-CoA carboxylase, carboxyltransferase subunit beta, which produces MSSLPDKTPAQSFSNEKRSLGKGVFKKCGGCGSVLTAEALSDSWHVCSGCGYHHPMTPADWRRLLLDGASLERWEDHVAPGDPLRFDDGKSYRDRLERAKKQSGQTEAIEVGRGQIDGRRVAYGCYVFSFMGGSMGSVVGERVTRLFERATLERLPVVLLHASGGARMQEGILSLMQMAKSVAALSRFRSVKKPYISVCLHPTTGGVAASTALLGDVNIVEPNALIGFAGPRVIESTLRTTLPEGFQRSEFLQSHGMIDRIVPRAEMKSTLSTLLGHLSGGRA